In Centropristis striata isolate RG_2023a ecotype Rhode Island chromosome 15, C.striata_1.0, whole genome shotgun sequence, a genomic segment contains:
- the LOC131986823 gene encoding endonuclease domain-containing 1 protein isoform X1 has product MNVSAPLALGLFLTCFLPLISATVVLDFNHVERCKDSLYMGTPPRGFTDIKLKRICQRYADRPRFVTLYDPQKRIPVYSAYTFKKTEGDRRVDYPWMYEPQLAEIDGNGNMQPFPTGYLHMKFEDSQAVLDDYSDVVLYERGHLNPDQHQSTPHDRAATYTLTNVVPEIREFNIGPWREYEERIRIRLNNFCRGTAYIVTGVTTRGNMIRRNNQDRVAIPEDVWSAYCCTDYDRNAPHDVRIRFPTYGVLAKNAKEGNSVHEMPLQELEIFLKSNLDVDQNLQIFYDNCISPSPLPLYLQHTI; this is encoded by the exons ATGAATGTGTCAGCACCTTTAGCTCTTGGCCTTTTTCTCACCTGCTTTTTGCCTCTAATATCAGCAACAgttgttttagattttaatcATGTAGAGAGATGCAAGGACTCCCTGTACATGGGGACACCACCACGCGGGTTCACCGACATCAAGCTGAAGAGGATCTGCCAACGTTACGCAGACAGACCCCGCTTTGTGACCCTGTACGACCCCCAAAAGCGGATTCCAGTTTACTCAGCTTATACCTTCAAGAAAACGGAGGGAGACAGACGTGTGGACTACCCTTGGATGTATGAGCCACAG CTGGCAGAAATCGATGGGAATGGAAACATGCAGCCTTTCCCCACTGGCTACCTCCACATGAAGTTTGAGGACAGCCAGGCAGTCCTGGACGACTACTCTGATGTGGTCCTGTATGAGAGAGGTCACCTGAACCCAGACCAGCACCAGTCCACGCCACACGACCGCGCCGCCACCTACACTCTGACCAACGTGGTCCCAGAGATACGCGAATTCAACATCGGGCCCTGGCGTGAGTACGAGGAGCGGATCCGGATCCGCCTCAACAACTTTTGCCGCGGCACGGCCTACATCGTGACCGGAGTGACCACCAGAGGCAACATGATCCGCCGGAACAACCAGGACCGCGTGGCCATCCCGGAGGACGTGTGGTCCGCCTACTGCTGCACTGATTACGACCGCAACGCGCCCCACGATGTGCGCATCCGCTTCCCGACCTACGGGGTCTTGGCCAAAAACGCCAAAGAGGGCAACAGCGTGCACGAGATGCCGCTGCAGGAACTCGAGATCTTTCTGAAAAGTAATTTGGATGTTGACCAGAACCTCCAGATCTTCTATGACAACTGCATCTCTCCCTCACCCCTGCCTCTGTACCTCCAGCATACTATTTAA
- the LOC131986354 gene encoding lysine-specific demethylase 6B-like, which translates to MYHPAELYSGRNTWDSYPAGGPNRGQWAPVNGRPWSHTERCQGGRNQSHHPPSSRLYNRGERAVHHVQDKGISKGQRQPLRLWDDKEQPFEAQNWHHNSTRSFHNRAGTDSGYLTGPGDRYPNWDSNVSNSVHGGPRLHRNNRDLQSPLDRWASSDCRRSFPDRMINNRPGPWKRPAPHQRRDQLHQHSPPPQHPLSPREECPDKRRRESGPNQSSHPGSRHLPLLAHAPSPPRHHRCSQDDWKPLNDRAGHCHHSDHRTSSTQQQETSKLRAGGHGFSNSHLAALNQSCGSRPPHHGSRGKVDRKILSSPADHTRVPYSYHNHHYHYQRHTGHPRAVQHNPQLHPLEEKDSRSHHHKQSTEPQRTHQRGSSRDRALSKSSGADSPPYSSLLCSPKDGGSTASSPRAPSSPSLYTAASGRKDPLIIHQCSPGLSGQQKLQGSPNHTLRPSLTSTTSLSSHTGAKSRFSDVKYRKSLQPLCSRQSPHSRSRANKPEKELDEYKKSEKLVKKERKGEVDKTNRKGEERKRRKKKEEKRLAERKKKRDKAAKRERKLRLKTKMAEMEMFTSISTSNSSGEAKMSKVETTTPSPENQGQLPPKHKHRERSERTERTHRPSTNTPHPSFTLQLSSKSENHKIPKKNSGPPIRPIRKQLIQSLPRNTSSNQTSRRPTILSSSSEDQPKAKPDDTLPSLLFKALAPLTTACSVSLEQPIHGKDSGQGGVLNAPDLQPVGNLRELGDNLANTPPVLSWQGSPVSTLGEDEEELEKGVMSRPVLQPSPTECFSPPPVDSESTDDINKETREGTPADHSNDDMSEAACVTEQVAEEEKEEDVDSSVETSGSLLRELRDHKTGLDDVFKSLANFLGSQRVTCRGGPFGGPPASTTRGVKYMSSLELGPDIQEQPDFSPKSDDTAASKPGNQSSTHTTSDDTLLDSHSPTHPREPVANVLLHEKQDEIENDMKEKQEGKGLEILTERSESSLLDGSLSAKLRLTTTHAASFTSLITVSAKEERGHREDTERIGTNRKRKQKTEDGGREGEIKIKIKTEESSIICSKNKVNEIRDLEERDVSSSLLVISRKSPKPLKDSMKGQIPQENQTQHGILKEKVDTGNTKNKTEKKEAVNESEHKTSSAATNTNTETSNSASPVTINTSKCVSTPASKPPCSLAPVDPLKLKALSMGLCKELKILLIKVESAGRQTFNISEVEEQRIPLSRISIKNTGAEVVRACKGTRVKGKFKESFLLPAFSVKPNISSEIPIPREKLNPPTPSIYLESKRDAFSPVLLQFCTDPKNAVTVIRGLAGSLRLNLGLFSTKSLVEANAEHAVEVRTQVQQPADENWDPCGSVQTWPCESSRSHTTIAKYAQYQASSFQESLQEEKESENEEDGERAKSDTPATKSALRLANSKGSPASANIKANSATAFSKAQAGLTNSIPSPEQKATGKIIKFGTNIDLSDPKRWKPQLQELLKLPAFMRVESSNNMLSHVGHTILGMNSVQLYMKVPGSRTPGHQENNNFCSVNINIGPGDCEWFAVHEHYWDAINKFCEKHGVDYLTGSWWPVLEDLYSSNIPVYRFIQRPGDLVWINAGTVHWVQAVGWCNNIAWNVGPLNSYQYQLALERYEWNEVKKVKSIVPMIHVSWNVARTIKITDQDTYKMIKHCLMQSIKHIQILREQLVAAGKKICYQSRVKDEPAYYCNECDLEVFDLLFVTSENSSKKSYVVHCEDCARAKSPSLAGVVVLEQYRVEELMRTYDSFMLAPSPFSK; encoded by the exons ATGTATCACCCAGCAGAGCTGTACTCTGGCCGTAACACATGGGACTCCTACCCAGCTGGAGGACCTAACAGAGGACAATGGGCTCCTGTAAATGGTCGCCCCTGGAGCCATACAGAAAG ATGCCAAGGAGGGCGCAATCAATCACATCATCCACCATCAAGTCGTCTTTATAATAG GGGGGAGAGAGCAGTCCACCATGTCCAGGATAAGGGTATCTCGAAGGGGCAAAGACAGCCTCTACGTCTCTGGGATGACAAAGAGCAGCCATTTGAGGCCCAGAACTGGCACCACAACTCCACACGCTCATTCCACAACAGAGCTGGCACCGACAGCGGTTATCTAACAGGACCAGGAGACCGCTACCCAAACTGGGACAGCAATGTCAGCAACTCTGTG CATGGGGGTCCTCGCCTGCATCGCAACAACAGAGACCTCCAGTCCCCACTGGATAGATGGGCCTCCTCAGACTGCCGCAGGAGCTTTCCAGACAGAATGATAAACAACAGACCAGGACCCTGGAAACGGCCTGCCCCCCACCAGCGGCGAGACCAACTGCACCAGCACAGTCCCCCTCCACAGCACCCTTTGTCCCCTAGGGAAGAGTGTCCAGACAAGAGGAGACGAGAATCTGGCCCCAATCAG TCATCTCATCCTGGATCAAGGCATCTACCTTTACTTGCCCATGCACCATCACCACCTCGCCACCACCGCTGCAGCCAAGACGACTGGAAGCCTCTAAATGACAGGGCGGGTCACTGCCACCACTCTGACCACAGGACCTCATCAACACAGCAACAG GAAACCTCTAAATTGCGAGCTGGAGGACATGGCTTTAGTAACAGTCACCTAGCGGCTCTAAACCAGAGTTGTGGCAGCAGACCACCACATCATGGAAGCAGGGGGAAGGTCGACCGGAAAATCTTGTCTTCACCAGCAGACCACACCCGTGTGCCTTACAGCTACCACAACCATCATTACCACTACCAACGGCACACAGGCCACCCGAGAGCCGTACAGCACAACCCGCAGCTACACCCTCTTGAGGAAAAGGACTCACGGagccatcatcataaacaaagcaca GAACCTCAGCGCACTCATCAAAGGGGCAGTTCAAGGGATCGAGCCCTCTCCAAGTCTTCTGGTGCAGACTCTCCTCCCTATTCATCCCTCCTCTGCAGCCCTAAAGATGGAGGTTCTACTGCCAGCAGTCCACGAGCCCCTTCCAGTCCCTCTTTATACACAGCAGCCAGTGGCAGAAAAGATCCATTAATTATTCATCAGTGTAGCCCTGGCCTCAGTGGACAGCAGAAACTCCAGGGAAGCCCTAATCACACCCTGAGACCTAGCCTGACATCTACCACATCTCTTTCATCTCACACTGGCGCGAAATCCAGGTTTTCAGATGTCAAATATAGAAAGAGCTTGCAGCCTCTGTGCTCACGACAGTCCCCTCACAGCAGGTCGAGAGCGAACAAGCCTGAGAAGGAGTTGGACGAATACAAAAAATCTGAGAAGCTGGtgaaaaaggagaggaaaggtgaGGTTGATAAGACAAACAGAAAGGgcgaagagagaaagagacggaagaaaaaagaggaaaagaggttggctgagagaaaaaagaagagggaCAAAGCTGCAAAGAGGGAAAGAAAGCTACGTTTGAAAACTAAAATGGCAGAAATGGAAATGTTTACTTCCATCTCTACTTCCAACTCTTCAGGAGAGGCCAAAATGAGTAAGGTGGAGACTACAACTCCATCGCCAGAGAATCAAGGCCAGTTACCTCCCAAACACAAGCACAGGGAGAGGAGTGAACGGACAGAGAGGACGCACAGGCCATCCACAAATACTCCTCATCCTAGCTTCACTTTACAGCTTTCctcaaaatctgaaaatcacaAAATACCCAAGAAGAACAGCGGTCCTCCAATCCGCCCTATCAGGAAACAACTAATACAGTCTCTTCCCAGAAACACCAGCTCCAACCAGACCAGCAGGAGGCCCACCATCCTGTCATCCTCATCAGAAGACCAACCAAAAGCAAAGCCCGATGACACTCTCCCCTCGCTTTTATTTAAAGCCTTAGCTCCTCTCACTACAGCATGTTCTGTTAGCTTAGAGCAGCCCATCCATGGCAAAGACAGTGGGCAGGGAGGGGTCCTCAACGCTCCAGACCTACAGCCTGTGGGGAATTTGAGGGAACTGGGAGACAACCTTGCCAATACTCCTCCGGTCCTCAGCTGGCAGGGCTCTCCGGTTTCAACTCTGGGAGAGGACGAAGAGGAGCTGGAGAAGGGAGTGATGAGCAGACCCGTCCTCCAGCCCAGCCCCACAGAGtgcttctctcctcctcctgtcgaCAGTGAGAGCACCGATGATATAAATAAGGAGACTCGTGAAGGTACACCGGCTGATCACTCCAACGATGACATGTCTGAAGCAGCTTGTGTAACAGAACAAGTTGCtgaggaagaaaaggaagaagatgTGGACAGCAGCGTGGAAACTTCTGGCTCTCTTCTCCGTGAGCTTCGCGACCATAAAACAGGTTTGGATGACGTCTTCAAGAGCCTAGCCAACTTTCTAGGCAGCCAGAGGGTCACGTGTCGAGGTGGGCCCTTCGGGGGGCCTCCTGCCAGCACCACCAGAGGAGTGAAGTACATGTCTTCTCTCGAATTAGGGCCGGACATTCAAGAGCAACCGGATTTCTCCCCCAAATCAGACGATACAGCAGCCTCCAAACCTGGTAATCAGTCATCAACTCACACTACCTCAGACGACACACTTTTGGATTCCCACAGTCCGACACATCCGAGGGAGCCTGTCGCTAACGTCCTGCTGCACGAGAAGCAGGATGAGATTGAGAATGACATGAAAGAGAAACAAGAGGGTAAAGGTCTGGAGATCCTCACTGAAAGATCAGAGTCGTCTCTTTTGGATGGCTCGCTGAGTGCAAAGCTGAGACTGACCACGACACACGCAGCTTCTTTCACCAGCCTCATCACTGTCTCTGCCAAGGAagagagaggacacagagaagaCACAGAACGCATAGGTACAAACAGAAAGAGGAAACAGAAGACtgaggatggagggagagaaggagagatcAAAATTAAGATAAAGACGGAAGAAAGCAGCATCATCTGTtctaaaaacaaagtaaatgaaATAAGGGATTTGGAAGAAAGGGATGTTTCCTCCTCACTGCTCGTCATCTCCAGGAAGTCACCCAAACCTCTCAAAGATAGTATGAAGGGCCAGATTCCTCAGGAAAATCAAACCCAACATGGCATCCTTAAAGAAAAAGTGGACACAGGGAACACCAAGAATAAAACAGAGAAGAAGGAAGCTGTCAATGAGTCGGAACATAAGACCTCCTCAGcagccacaaacacaaatactgaGACCTCAAACTCAGCGTCACCTGTAACAATCAATACATCCAAATGTGTGTCCACACCAGCAAGTAAACCTCCCTGCTCATTAGCTCCAGTTGACCCACTGAAGCTGAAAGCATTGTCCATGGGCTTGTGTAAGGAGCTAAAGATCCTGTTGATTAAAGTGGAGAGTGCCGGAAGACAAACGTTCAACATATCAGAGGTGGAGGAACAAAGGATCCCACTTTCCAGGATcagcattaaaaacacaggcgCTGAAGTGGTCAGAGCTTGCAA GGGGACGAGAGTGAAGGGGAAATTCAAGGAGTCCTTCCTGCTTCCTGCCTTCTCTGTTAAGCCGAACATTTCCAGCGAGATCCCCATTCCTCGAGAAAAGCTGAACCCTCCTACACCGAGCATCTAT TTGGAGAGCAAGAGGGACGCTTTCTCTCCAGTTCTGCTTCAGTTCTGCACTGATCCCAAAAATGCGGTTACTGTCATCAGAGGCCTTGCTGGCTCCCTCCGCCTTA ACCTGGGTCTGTTCTCCACCAAGTCTCTGGTGGAGGCCAATGCGGAGCATGCGGTGGAAGTGAGGACTCAGGTTCAGCAGCCGGCTGATGAGAACTGGGATCCCTGTGGTTCTGTGCAGACATGGCCCTGCGAAAGCAGCCGCTCACACACCACCATTGCCAAATATGCTCAGTACCAGGCCTCCAGCTTCCAGGAGAGCTTGCAG gaggagaaggagagcgaGAATGAAGAGGATGGAGAGCGGGCTAAGTCAGACACACCAGCCACAAAATCTGCTCTGAGATTGGCCAACAGTAAAGGCAGTCCTGCCTCTGCTAACATTAAAGCCAATTCTGCGACCGCCTTCAGCAAAGCCCAAGCTGGTCTTACCAACAGCATACCCAG CCCAGAGCAGAAAGCAACTGGAAAGATCATTAAATTTGGGACCAATATTGATCTCTCTGACCCTAAAAG GTGGAAGCCCCAGTTGCAGGAGCTGCTGAAGCTGCCAGCTTTCATGCGTGTGGAATCCAGCAACAACATGCTCAGTCACGTCGGTCACACCATCCTGGGCATGAACAGCGTCCAGCTCTACATGAAGGTGCCAGGCAGCCGCACGCcag GTCATCAAGAGAACAACAATTTCTGCTCAGTCAACATCAATATCGGGCCCGGAGACTGTGAGTGGTTCGCTGTCCATGAGCACTACTGGGACGCTATTAACAAATTTTGTGAGAA GCATGGAGTGGACTACCTGACAGGGTCCTGGTGGCCAGTCCTTGAAGACCTCTACAGCTCCAACATTCCTGTGTACCGTTTCATTCAGAGGCCTGGAGACCTGGTTTGGATTAATGCAGGGACTGTGCATTGGGTCCAAGCAGTGGGTTGGTGCAACAACATCGCCTGGAATGTGGGACCACTCAACT CATACCAATATCAACTGGCCCTGGAACGCTATGAGTGGAATGAGGTGAAGAAGGTTAAGTCAATCGTTCCCATGATCCACGTTTCCTGGAATGTGGCTCGCACCATCAAGATCACCGATCAGGATACCTACAAGATGATCAA ACACTGCCTGATGCAGTCCATCAAGCACATCCAGATTCTGAGAGAGCAGCTGGTGGCTGCGGGGAAGAAGATCTGTTACCAGAGTCGTGTGAAGGACGAGCCAGCCTACTACTGCAACGAGTGTGAC CTGGAGGTGTTCGACCTGCTCTTTGTGACCAGTGAGAACAGCAGTAAGAAGAGTTACGTGGTGCACTGTGAGGACTGTGCGCGAGCTAAAAGCCCATCTCTGGCGGGAGTAGTGGTGCTGGAACAGTATCGGGTAGAGGAGCTGATGAGAACCTACGACAGCTTCATGCTG
- the LOC131986823 gene encoding uncharacterized protein LOC131986823 isoform X2, translating to MQGLPVHGDTTTRVHRHQAEEDLPTLRRQTPLCDPVRPPKADSSLLSLYLQENGGRQTCGLPLDLAEIDGNGNMQPFPTGYLHMKFEDSQAVLDDYSDVVLYERGHLNPDQHQSTPHDRAATYTLTNVVPEIREFNIGPWREYEERIRIRLNNFCRGTAYIVTGVTTRGNMIRRNNQDRVAIPEDVWSAYCCTDYDRNAPHDVRIRFPTYGVLAKNAKEGNSVHEMPLQELEIFLKSNLDVDQNLQIFYDNCISPSPLPLYLQHTI from the exons ATGCAAGGACTCCCTGTACATGGGGACACCACCACGCGGGTTCACCGACATCAAGCTGAAGAGGATCTGCCAACGTTACGCAGACAGACCCCGCTTTGTGACCCTGTACGACCCCCAAAAGCGGATTCCAGTTTACTCAGCTTATACCTTCAAGAAAACGGAGGGAGACAGACGTGTGGACTACCCTTGGAT CTGGCAGAAATCGATGGGAATGGAAACATGCAGCCTTTCCCCACTGGCTACCTCCACATGAAGTTTGAGGACAGCCAGGCAGTCCTGGACGACTACTCTGATGTGGTCCTGTATGAGAGAGGTCACCTGAACCCAGACCAGCACCAGTCCACGCCACACGACCGCGCCGCCACCTACACTCTGACCAACGTGGTCCCAGAGATACGCGAATTCAACATCGGGCCCTGGCGTGAGTACGAGGAGCGGATCCGGATCCGCCTCAACAACTTTTGCCGCGGCACGGCCTACATCGTGACCGGAGTGACCACCAGAGGCAACATGATCCGCCGGAACAACCAGGACCGCGTGGCCATCCCGGAGGACGTGTGGTCCGCCTACTGCTGCACTGATTACGACCGCAACGCGCCCCACGATGTGCGCATCCGCTTCCCGACCTACGGGGTCTTGGCCAAAAACGCCAAAGAGGGCAACAGCGTGCACGAGATGCCGCTGCAGGAACTCGAGATCTTTCTGAAAAGTAATTTGGATGTTGACCAGAACCTCCAGATCTTCTATGACAACTGCATCTCTCCCTCACCCCTGCCTCTGTACCTCCAGCATACTATTTAA